A stretch of the Mesorhizobium sp. Pch-S genome encodes the following:
- a CDS encoding acyl-CoA thioesterase: MVHYADGKPNGDLTLRTLAMPSDANAAGDIFGGWVMAQMDLACGIRAAERAKGRVVTAAVKEMSFAKPMKIGDTLCIYTVVERVGRTSMTLKVEAWAQRYLSDLMEMVTHADFVMVALDGEGKPKPIPAE, encoded by the coding sequence ATGGTGCACTACGCGGACGGAAAACCGAACGGCGACCTGACGCTGCGGACACTTGCGATGCCTTCAGACGCCAATGCGGCTGGCGATATTTTCGGCGGCTGGGTGATGGCGCAGATGGATCTGGCCTGCGGTATCCGGGCTGCCGAGCGCGCCAAGGGCAGGGTGGTAACCGCGGCAGTGAAGGAGATGTCCTTCGCCAAGCCGATGAAGATCGGCGACACGCTCTGCATCTATACGGTCGTGGAGCGCGTCGGCCGCACCTCCATGACGCTGAAGGTCGAGGCCTGGGCGCAACGCTACCTCTCCGACCTCATGGAGATGGTGACGCATGCCGACTTCGTCATGGTTGCGCTTGACGGCGAAGGCAAGCCAAAGCCCATACCTGCCGAATGA
- a CDS encoding helix-turn-helix domain-containing protein encodes MKPRHPHVTGDCLAVSDILQRIGDKWSLLVVQNLGEGPQRFNELKHCIGNISQKMLTTTLRSLERDGFVTRTVFPTIPPRVDYELTDLGRELLIPVKGLAEWAITNAGRVSAARARFDGVKAAA; translated from the coding sequence TTGAAACCGAGGCACCCCCACGTCACCGGCGACTGTCTGGCAGTCAGCGATATCCTGCAGCGCATCGGCGACAAATGGTCGTTGCTGGTCGTCCAAAATCTTGGCGAAGGCCCGCAACGCTTCAACGAATTGAAGCATTGCATCGGCAACATCTCCCAGAAAATGCTGACGACGACGCTGCGCAGCCTGGAGCGCGACGGTTTCGTCACGCGCACCGTGTTCCCGACCATTCCACCACGGGTTGACTACGAGCTGACCGACCTTGGCCGTGAACTATTGATACCAGTGAAGGGGCTGGCCGAATGGGCCATCACCAATGCCGGCCGCGTCAGTGCTGCCCGCGCCCGTTTCGACGGCGTCAAGGCAGCGGCCTGA
- a CDS encoding NADPH-dependent FMN reductase, translated as MSKPKIAVVIGSTRATRFADVPAEWIAKLAARHGEWDVELVDLRDYPMPFFDEPASSLWAPSRNEIAQRWQKKVDEFDAFIFTASEYTHGPSAVLKNALDYAYTEWNKKPVGFVGYGGVGGARSIEQLRLNAIELQMVPVRTAVHIVWADYMAVKGGTKLSELEHINQAAEDMLNQLSWYTLALKAARDADLATADVEAA; from the coding sequence ATGTCAAAACCCAAGATCGCCGTCGTGATTGGTTCGACGCGCGCAACCCGTTTCGCCGACGTGCCGGCGGAATGGATCGCCAAACTCGCCGCCAGGCACGGCGAGTGGGACGTCGAACTTGTCGATCTGCGCGACTATCCGATGCCGTTCTTCGATGAGCCCGCATCCTCGCTCTGGGCGCCGTCCAGGAACGAGATTGCGCAGCGCTGGCAGAAGAAAGTCGATGAATTCGATGCATTCATCTTCACGGCCAGCGAATACACACACGGGCCGAGTGCCGTGCTCAAGAATGCGCTCGATTACGCCTATACCGAATGGAACAAGAAGCCTGTCGGCTTCGTGGGATATGGCGGTGTCGGCGGTGCCCGCTCGATAGAACAGCTGCGCCTCAACGCGATCGAGCTGCAGATGGTGCCTGTGCGCACCGCGGTCCATATCGTCTGGGCGGACTACATGGCCGTGAAGGGCGGCACAAAGCTGTCGGAGCTCGAACACATCAACCAGGCTGCGGAAGACATGCTGAACCAGCTGTCCTGGTACACGCTAGCGCTGAAGGCAGCGCGCGACGCCGATCTGGCGACGGCTGACGTCGAAGCCGCCTGA
- a CDS encoding hemolysin family protein, which translates to MLYAEIAIVVALICVNGLLAMSELAIVSARPARLKAMIDRHVSGAARALELGANPGKFLSSVQIGITLVGILSGAFSGATLGERLADFLADSGVGPRFANPVGVGIVVAIITYASLIVGELVPKQIALRDPERVASRAAPFMAVLAKIAAPIVFVLDISGRAVLWLLGFRGESEEKVTDEEIKMLVAEAEHHGTIESDERRMIAGVMRLGDRAVRAVMTPRTDVDWINLQADDTAIRKLLMETQHSRLPAGESVDAMIGVVQTRDVLAALLAGRALDPRKHVKTAPIVHDQADALDVLATLRESEVPMALVHDEYGHFEGIVTPADILEAITGVFRSDLDAGDEEESAVQREDGSWLLAGYMPADEMADLLGFDLPEDRDYETVAGYLLSHLAHLPTTGETVDAQGWRFEVVDLDGRRIDKVIAARLAGGQQGTAR; encoded by the coding sequence ATGCTTTACGCTGAAATCGCTATCGTGGTCGCTCTCATCTGCGTGAACGGCCTTTTGGCAATGTCCGAACTCGCCATCGTCTCTGCCCGTCCGGCGAGGCTCAAGGCGATGATCGACCGCCATGTCAGCGGTGCGGCGCGCGCGCTGGAGCTCGGCGCCAATCCAGGCAAATTCCTGTCTTCCGTCCAGATCGGCATCACGCTGGTGGGTATTCTGTCGGGTGCTTTTTCGGGCGCTACGCTGGGCGAGCGCCTCGCCGATTTCCTGGCCGATTCCGGTGTCGGCCCGCGTTTCGCCAACCCCGTCGGTGTCGGCATCGTCGTGGCGATCATCACCTATGCCTCGCTGATCGTCGGCGAACTGGTGCCGAAGCAGATCGCCTTGCGAGACCCCGAGCGTGTTGCCTCTCGTGCCGCGCCGTTCATGGCGGTGCTCGCCAAGATCGCAGCTCCCATTGTTTTCGTGCTCGACATCTCCGGCCGCGCCGTTCTGTGGCTGCTCGGCTTTCGCGGCGAAAGCGAGGAAAAGGTCACCGACGAAGAGATCAAGATGCTGGTAGCCGAAGCCGAACACCACGGCACGATCGAGTCGGACGAGCGCCGCATGATTGCCGGTGTGATGCGTCTGGGCGACCGCGCTGTGCGTGCCGTGATGACGCCACGCACCGATGTCGACTGGATCAACCTCCAGGCCGACGACACGGCGATCCGCAAACTTCTGATGGAAACGCAGCACTCGCGCCTGCCTGCAGGCGAAAGCGTCGACGCCATGATCGGCGTCGTGCAGACGAGAGACGTTCTGGCTGCCTTGCTCGCGGGCCGTGCACTCGATCCGCGCAAGCATGTCAAGACCGCGCCCATCGTGCACGATCAGGCGGATGCGCTGGACGTACTCGCAACCTTGCGTGAATCCGAAGTGCCGATGGCGCTCGTGCACGACGAATACGGCCATTTCGAAGGCATCGTCACACCGGCCGACATCCTGGAAGCGATCACCGGTGTGTTTCGCTCCGATCTCGACGCCGGTGACGAAGAGGAGAGCGCCGTCCAGCGCGAGGATGGCTCCTGGCTGCTCGCTGGCTACATGCCGGCCGACGAGATGGCCGACCTGCTCGGCTTCGACCTGCCCGAAGACCGCGACTACGAGACCGTTGCCGGCTACCTCCTGTCGCATCTTGCCCATCTGCCGACCACCGGCGAGACGGTCGATGCACAGGGCTGGCGCTTCGAGGTGGTCGATCTCGATGGTCGCCGCATCGACAAGGTCATCGCGGCGCGGCTCGCCGGCGGGCAGCAAGGTACTGCGCGCTAG
- a CDS encoding extensin family protein → MAGVTFIAGRPRREPWAATRRLAALSILATVAACTTGDVFELKPAVDVGSTTSAVPRMAPAAPELSGMQTLVPSNPYMTAAYPRMDEPMSPVEQLSSEEIDCRNELKRLDVAYTDLSPIREGQCGIAHPVKVTAIGSVQMKPAATLTCNMAATFAAWTKRELVPTARWRYLSGVKTIRQGSSYSCRRIAGEGVLSEHGKGNALDVMSIELNNGEDIDVRKPGWFAFRTSGFLDSVRSDGCDYFTTVLGPGYNYDHRNHFHFDIKNRRNGYRACR, encoded by the coding sequence ATGGCCGGAGTAACTTTCATCGCCGGGCGACCCAGGCGCGAACCATGGGCCGCGACAAGGCGACTTGCTGCGCTGAGCATTCTGGCGACGGTCGCTGCCTGCACGACCGGCGATGTTTTCGAACTGAAGCCCGCCGTCGATGTCGGCTCAACGACGTCTGCAGTGCCAAGGATGGCGCCGGCAGCACCGGAATTGTCCGGGATGCAAACCCTGGTACCATCCAACCCCTACATGACGGCAGCCTATCCGCGCATGGACGAACCGATGTCTCCCGTGGAGCAGCTGTCCTCGGAGGAGATCGACTGCCGCAACGAACTGAAGCGGCTCGACGTCGCCTACACCGATCTCTCCCCTATCCGTGAGGGACAGTGCGGGATAGCACATCCGGTCAAGGTCACGGCGATCGGCAGTGTCCAGATGAAGCCGGCAGCGACGCTGACCTGCAACATGGCCGCGACCTTTGCCGCCTGGACCAAGCGCGAGCTGGTGCCGACAGCGCGCTGGCGTTATCTCTCCGGTGTAAAGACCATCCGCCAGGGATCGAGCTATTCCTGCCGCAGGATTGCCGGCGAAGGCGTGCTGTCCGAACACGGCAAGGGTAACGCGCTCGACGTAATGAGTATCGAACTCAACAACGGTGAGGACATCGACGTGCGCAAGCCCGGCTGGTTCGCCTTCCGCACCAGCGGTTTCCTCGATTCGGTGCGATCTGACGGCTGCGACTACTTCACCACCGTGCTCGGCCCCGGCTACAACTACGATCACCGCAACCACTTCCATTTCGACATCAAGAACCGCAGGAACGGCTATCGCGCCTGTCGCTGA
- a CDS encoding extensin family protein — MTLLKRPLAAIGIALLGAVASFDGNPASARSPSLPATAPLPEALRRDMGEIAPAPPETPAPADVPLPQTRPDAAHDKAVKEQEGRKPFQGPELPPDWKKPAATKPLSDPRSGISPVEKMPAEETACRERLKTLGAEFEEAKAKHDDVLGCSLPYPLMLKKLGQAVEVTPDVELDCAMAETMSRFVKDVVAPAAKAELGQELKSISQASGYVCRPRNGSSKLSEHAFGNALDIAAFTLADGTTVEIGKTSSPPQAKLIDLIRKAACGPFKTVLGPGSDADHALHLHLDLAPRKNGGTFCQ; from the coding sequence ATGACGCTGTTGAAACGGCCGCTGGCGGCAATCGGAATCGCGCTTCTGGGTGCCGTCGCCTCATTCGACGGCAACCCTGCCTCGGCAAGATCCCCAAGTCTGCCCGCAACGGCGCCGCTCCCCGAAGCCCTTCGCAGGGACATGGGCGAAATCGCGCCAGCCCCTCCTGAAACCCCTGCCCCCGCCGATGTGCCCTTGCCGCAGACACGGCCCGACGCAGCCCATGACAAGGCTGTGAAAGAGCAGGAAGGCCGCAAACCGTTTCAGGGTCCCGAATTGCCTCCGGACTGGAAAAAACCCGCAGCCACGAAGCCGTTGTCCGATCCTCGCTCCGGCATCTCACCCGTTGAGAAAATGCCTGCGGAGGAAACCGCATGTCGTGAACGGCTGAAAACGCTTGGCGCGGAATTCGAAGAGGCAAAGGCAAAGCACGACGATGTGCTTGGCTGCTCGCTGCCCTATCCGCTGATGCTGAAGAAGCTGGGACAGGCTGTCGAAGTCACACCGGATGTCGAACTTGACTGCGCGATGGCCGAAACCATGTCCCGCTTCGTCAAGGATGTGGTTGCGCCTGCTGCAAAAGCCGAACTCGGCCAGGAGTTGAAATCGATCTCGCAGGCATCCGGCTATGTCTGTCGCCCTCGCAACGGCAGTTCCAAGCTTTCAGAGCATGCCTTCGGCAATGCCCTGGACATTGCCGCGTTCACACTCGCGGACGGCACCACCGTCGAGATCGGCAAGACTTCATCGCCGCCGCAGGCGAAGCTGATCGACCTGATCCGCAAGGCAGCCTGCGGACCGTTCAAGACGGTGCTGGGCCCCGGCAGCGACGCCGACCATGCCCTGCACCTGCATCTCGACCTCGCCCCGCGCAAGAATGGCGGCACCTTCTGCCAATAG
- a CDS encoding DMT family protein, giving the protein MSLILSPRVLPILMLIASNVFMTFAWYGHLKFKSSPIWIAVMGSWLIAFFEYWLAVPANRIGNQVYSAAELKTMQEVITLTVFAVFSVLYLKETLTWNHAIGFALIAGGAAFIFKG; this is encoded by the coding sequence ATGTCGCTGATTCTCTCGCCTCGCGTCCTGCCGATCCTCATGCTCATCGCTTCGAATGTGTTCATGACGTTTGCCTGGTACGGACATCTGAAATTCAAGAGCTCGCCGATCTGGATTGCCGTCATGGGCAGCTGGCTGATCGCCTTTTTCGAATACTGGCTGGCCGTGCCGGCGAACCGTATCGGCAACCAGGTCTATTCGGCTGCCGAGCTGAAAACGATGCAGGAGGTGATCACGCTCACCGTGTTTGCCGTGTTCTCGGTGCTCTATCTCAAGGAGACACTGACCTGGAACCATGCCATCGGCTTTGCGCTGATTGCCGGTGGTGCAGCTTTCATCTTCAAGGGGTAG
- a CDS encoding tetratricopeptide repeat protein, whose protein sequence is MHKRLLIHAAAVLVAIPFATVQVQAAGGGSDTPSPTVTKCKKGEVYDTKSKKCAPPKQGMLDDDNIYEAGHDLAMAGRYDEAIAVLTLASNKKDPRILNYLGYSHRKSGRIVVGLGYYEEALRQNPDYTLVREYLGEARLQMGDVAGAREQLSEIEKRTGKQSREYGMLSEQIDHYDRS, encoded by the coding sequence ATGCACAAGCGACTTCTGATCCACGCGGCGGCCGTTCTCGTCGCCATACCGTTCGCCACCGTCCAGGTTCAGGCTGCCGGTGGCGGTAGTGACACACCCAGTCCGACCGTCACCAAATGCAAGAAGGGCGAGGTCTACGATACCAAGTCCAAGAAGTGCGCGCCGCCCAAGCAAGGCATGCTGGACGACGACAACATCTACGAGGCAGGGCACGATCTGGCGATGGCCGGCCGCTATGACGAGGCGATCGCGGTCCTGACGCTCGCCTCGAACAAGAAGGATCCGCGCATCCTCAACTATCTCGGATATTCGCATCGCAAGTCCGGTCGCATCGTCGTCGGCCTCGGCTATTATGAGGAGGCGCTGCGGCAGAACCCGGACTATACGCTGGTGCGCGAATATCTGGGCGAAGCACGCCTGCAGATGGGCGACGTCGCCGGTGCGCGCGAACAGCTGAGCGAGATCGAAAAGCGTACGGGCAAGCAATCGCGTGAATACGGCATGCTGTCCGAGCAGATCGACCATTACGACAGAAGCTGA
- the greA gene encoding transcription elongation factor GreA, with protein sequence MNKVPMTGGGFEALKEELRWRQQEERPRIIEAISEARSHGDLSENAEYHAAKEQQSLNEGRISELEDLVARAEVIDVSKLSGSTIKFGATVVLVDEDTEEKKTYQIVGDQEADVKAGRISISSPIARALIGKGVGDAIEVNAPGGARGYEIVKVQFV encoded by the coding sequence ATGAACAAAGTGCCGATGACAGGCGGAGGTTTCGAGGCTCTCAAGGAAGAGCTGCGCTGGCGCCAGCAAGAAGAGCGGCCGCGCATCATCGAAGCGATCTCCGAGGCACGTTCGCATGGCGACCTTTCGGAAAACGCCGAGTATCACGCCGCCAAGGAGCAGCAGAGCCTCAACGAGGGCCGCATCAGCGAACTCGAGGATCTGGTAGCGCGTGCTGAAGTCATCGACGTCTCCAAACTCTCCGGCAGCACCATCAAGTTCGGCGCCACCGTCGTCCTGGTCGATGAAGACACCGAAGAGAAGAAGACTTATCAGATCGTCGGCGACCAGGAAGCAGACGTGAAGGCTGGCCGGATTTCGATTTCTTCACCGATCGCCCGCGCCCTCATCGGCAAAGGTGTCGGCGACGCCATTGAAGTCAATGCACCCGGTGGGGCTCGCGGCTATGAAATCGTGAAGGTCCAGTTCGTCTAG
- the waaC gene encoding lipopolysaccharide heptosyltransferase I: MKVLIVKTSSMGDVIHTFPAVQDALRARANISFDWCVEEPFASIVALHPAIGTIHKVALRRWRRQLASPATWREGRALRDALRAAHYDLVLDAQGLLKSAFVAKFAGAPIAGFDRASAREPSAALFYDQRYGVPRDLHAIERTRRLFALALGYEPDLSILDSGIAVPSGHSPIPTGRVATLLHGTSREDKKWPVQEWIATAELLVGRGFTPVTTWSNEKERAVAEAVGKAVPATLVVPKSPLVEVAGLIGRSTLVIGADTGLTHLAAAFGLPTVAIFLTTEPGLTGPRGQYASTLVTHGDQPVTPQAAVAEAMALLRLKGR; encoded by the coding sequence ATGAAGGTCCTCATCGTCAAGACCTCGTCGATGGGCGATGTCATCCATACCTTCCCAGCCGTTCAGGATGCCCTGCGCGCCCGCGCGAACATCAGCTTCGACTGGTGTGTGGAAGAACCTTTCGCCAGCATCGTGGCGTTGCATCCGGCGATCGGCACGATCCACAAGGTTGCGCTGCGACGCTGGCGCAGGCAACTCGCCTCACCGGCCACATGGCGCGAAGGCCGCGCCCTGCGCGATGCCTTGCGTGCTGCGCACTATGACCTGGTACTGGATGCGCAGGGATTGCTGAAATCAGCCTTCGTGGCGAAATTCGCCGGCGCGCCGATTGCCGGTTTCGACAGGGCGAGCGCGCGCGAACCTTCCGCCGCGCTCTTCTACGATCAGCGCTACGGCGTCCCGCGCGATCTGCACGCCATCGAGCGCACGCGACGCCTGTTCGCGCTGGCTCTCGGCTACGAGCCTGACCTGTCGATACTCGATTCCGGCATCGCTGTACCCTCCGGCCATTCGCCGATCCCGACCGGACGGGTCGCGACCTTGCTGCACGGCACCAGCCGCGAGGACAAGAAGTGGCCGGTTCAGGAGTGGATCGCCACAGCCGAGCTTCTGGTCGGGCGGGGATTTACGCCGGTCACGACCTGGTCGAACGAAAAGGAACGTGCCGTGGCCGAAGCGGTCGGCAAGGCCGTGCCGGCAACGCTGGTGGTACCGAAATCACCATTGGTGGAGGTCGCCGGTCTGATCGGCCGCTCCACGCTGGTCATCGGCGCCGATACCGGCCTCACCCATCTGGCAGCCGCATTCGGCTTGCCCACAGTTGCGATTTTCCTGACGACGGAGCCGGGCCTCACCGGTCCACGCGGGCAATACGCCTCGACCCTCGTCACTCACGGCGACCAGCCTGTGACGCCACAGGCCGCAGTCGCCGAGGCGATGGCTTTGCTGAGACTGAAGGGCAGATAG
- the waaF gene encoding lipopolysaccharide heptosyltransferase II has translation MAESPTILVIGPRWVGDMVMAQCLFSALKELYPNAGIDVMAPAWAAPLVGRMPEVRQQIEMPVPSGKLELGVRRRYGRMLKGRYDMAYVLPGSLKSALIPFFARIPKRVGHLREMRYGLLTDIVGQPKKEKRRTAYGFFSLARGGTFQAPRLTVDGANQAELLARNDLQPGRFVAMMPGAEFGPAKRWPSASYAGFARAMMAQGLKVVLFGSKNDSAVTAEIAALAPGCVDLAGKTRLEDAIDVIAAAKLAVSNDSGLMHVAAAVGTPIVAVYGSTSPENTPPLAEKRELVWLQLSCSPCHKKVCPLGHMNCLNTLDVERVVQAADRLMEQATAA, from the coding sequence ATGGCTGAAAGCCCGACGATCCTCGTGATCGGCCCCCGCTGGGTGGGCGACATGGTCATGGCGCAATGCCTGTTCTCGGCGTTGAAGGAGCTTTATCCGAATGCCGGCATCGACGTCATGGCGCCGGCATGGGCCGCGCCGCTGGTCGGGCGCATGCCGGAGGTTCGCCAGCAGATCGAAATGCCGGTGCCGTCCGGCAAGCTGGAACTTGGCGTTCGACGTAGATACGGCCGCATGCTGAAGGGCCGCTACGACATGGCCTACGTGCTGCCAGGCAGCCTGAAATCGGCACTGATCCCGTTTTTTGCCCGGATTCCGAAACGCGTCGGCCATTTGCGCGAAATGCGCTACGGCCTGCTCACCGACATTGTCGGGCAACCCAAGAAGGAAAAGCGGCGTACCGCCTACGGCTTCTTTTCCCTGGCACGTGGCGGCACTTTCCAGGCTCCGAGGCTGACCGTTGACGGCGCGAACCAGGCCGAACTGCTTGCGCGAAACGATCTCCAGCCGGGCAGGTTCGTGGCGATGATGCCGGGAGCGGAATTCGGCCCGGCCAAACGCTGGCCAAGCGCGTCCTATGCCGGCTTTGCCCGCGCGATGATGGCGCAGGGATTGAAGGTCGTGCTCTTCGGCTCGAAGAACGACAGCGCGGTGACGGCAGAAATCGCCGCACTGGCACCTGGCTGCGTCGACCTTGCCGGCAAGACCCGCCTGGAAGACGCCATCGACGTCATCGCCGCGGCGAAGCTCGCTGTGTCCAACGACAGCGGCCTGATGCATGTCGCTGCAGCCGTCGGCACGCCGATCGTTGCCGTCTACGGCTCGACATCGCCGGAGAACACGCCGCCGCTCGCTGAAAAACGCGAGCTGGTGTGGCTGCAGCTTTCCTGCTCGCCCTGCCACAAGAAGGTCTGTCCGCTCGGCCACATGAACTGCCTCAACACGCTCGATGTCGAACGTGTCGTCCAGGCAGCCGATCGCCTGATGGAACAAGCGACGGCAGCATGA
- the rfaD gene encoding ADP-glyceromanno-heptose 6-epimerase, with protein MIIVTGGAGMIGSNIVAALNAEGHDDILVVDDLTDGHKIVNLADLRIADYLDKDEFPAAFEAGKLGRIEAVFHQGACSTTTEWNGKFMMEVNFAYSKRLLHACLEQRVPFLYASSASVYGGGSVFQETQDFEQPLNVYAWSKKLFDDYVRRVVGPGHSQVAGLRYFNVYGPREQHKGTMASVAFHLFNQVGRGENPKLFGAYDGFGPGEQSRDFIHVGDVADVNLWLWKRGASGIFNCGTGRAQPFRAIAETVIASLGKGSIEYIDFPDHLKGSYQSFTQADMSRLRAAGYNGQFRDVETGVKDYVEWLKARRSS; from the coding sequence ATGATCATCGTAACCGGCGGCGCCGGCATGATCGGCTCTAATATCGTCGCCGCGCTCAATGCCGAAGGCCATGACGACATCCTTGTCGTCGACGACCTGACCGACGGCCACAAGATCGTCAACCTGGCCGATCTCAGGATCGCCGACTATCTCGACAAGGACGAATTCCCGGCCGCGTTCGAGGCCGGCAAGCTCGGCCGTATCGAAGCGGTTTTCCATCAGGGCGCCTGCTCGACCACCACCGAATGGAATGGCAAATTCATGATGGAAGTGAATTTCGCCTATTCCAAGCGCCTTTTGCATGCCTGTCTCGAACAGCGCGTGCCGTTCCTCTATGCATCCTCGGCCTCGGTCTATGGCGGTGGTTCCGTGTTCCAGGAGACGCAGGACTTCGAGCAGCCGCTCAACGTCTACGCCTGGTCGAAGAAACTCTTCGACGACTATGTCCGCCGCGTGGTCGGCCCCGGCCATTCGCAGGTCGCCGGCTTGCGCTACTTCAACGTTTATGGCCCGCGCGAACAGCACAAGGGCACCATGGCCTCGGTCGCCTTCCATCTGTTCAATCAGGTCGGTCGCGGCGAAAACCCGAAGCTGTTCGGTGCCTATGACGGCTTCGGCCCGGGCGAGCAGAGCCGTGACTTCATCCATGTCGGCGATGTCGCCGACGTCAATCTCTGGCTCTGGAAGCGTGGCGCCAGCGGCATCTTCAACTGCGGCACCGGCCGTGCCCAGCCGTTCCGTGCCATCGCCGAAACCGTCATCGCATCGCTCGGCAAGGGCAGCATCGAATATATCGACTTCCCCGACCACCTGAAGGGCAGCTACCAGAGCTTCACCCAAGCTGATATGTCCCGCCTGCGTGCTGCCGGCTACAACGGACAGTTCCGCGATGTGGAAACCGGCGTGAAAGACTATGTCGAATGGCTGAAAGCCCGACGATCCTCGTGA
- the rfaE1 gene encoding D-glycero-beta-D-manno-heptose-7-phosphate kinase encodes MSELHLSSPEILHRAIARFAGVTVLVVGDLILDRFVSGVIERISPEAPIPVLHGRGETQAVGGAGNVVSNIVSLGGKAIPISALGNDAAARSIMRMFAELGVDTGGIGQTPDRMTSSKSRFSALNQQVLRFDEEEIRALDATERARLLADFRAALAKADIVILSDYGKGILLDGVAAELIAICREAGKAVLVDPKGRDYACYRGATAVTPNRKELGEAVGRSVFADDDIVAAARELIAANGFDFVLATRSEKGMSVVDAQVARHIATQAREVFDVSGAGDTVIASFALAHAAGADRAAAAAIANAAAGVVVGKRGTARLTADELTGALFRSHGVVHKDAVLDMAAAQRLVATWKEEGLTVGFTNGCFDILHAGHVSLLNAARGQCDRLVLGLNSDASVRRLKGPDRPVNDQHDRACVLAALASIDAVVVFEDDTPLKLIEALQPDILVKGADYTVDQVVGADVVQKAGGRVVLIDLVAGKSTTGTISKLRARSGT; translated from the coding sequence ATGAGCGAGTTGCACCTGTCTTCTCCCGAGATCCTTCACCGCGCGATCGCCCGGTTTGCCGGTGTCACCGTGCTGGTGGTCGGCGACCTGATCCTCGACCGCTTCGTCAGCGGCGTGATCGAACGCATCTCGCCAGAAGCACCGATCCCCGTCCTGCATGGCCGCGGTGAAACCCAGGCGGTCGGCGGCGCCGGCAACGTCGTTTCCAACATCGTCTCACTGGGTGGCAAGGCAATCCCGATCTCGGCGCTTGGCAACGATGCCGCCGCCCGCAGCATCATGCGCATGTTCGCGGAACTGGGTGTCGATACGGGTGGCATCGGACAGACGCCGGATCGCATGACGTCATCGAAGAGCCGCTTCAGCGCGCTCAACCAGCAGGTTCTGCGGTTCGACGAAGAGGAAATCCGGGCGCTGGATGCCACGGAGCGGGCAAGGCTGCTTGCGGATTTCCGAGCAGCACTTGCCAAGGCGGACATCGTCATCCTGTCCGACTATGGCAAAGGCATCCTGCTGGACGGCGTTGCTGCCGAGCTGATTGCGATCTGCCGCGAGGCCGGCAAGGCGGTTCTCGTCGACCCGAAGGGGCGTGATTATGCATGCTACCGCGGCGCGACTGCGGTGACACCCAACCGCAAGGAACTGGGCGAGGCGGTCGGGCGTTCGGTCTTCGCCGACGACGACATCGTCGCTGCCGCGCGCGAACTGATCGCGGCGAATGGTTTCGACTTCGTCCTGGCGACCCGCAGCGAAAAAGGCATGAGCGTGGTCGATGCGCAAGTGGCGCGCCACATCGCGACGCAGGCGCGCGAGGTTTTCGATGTTTCCGGTGCCGGCGATACGGTGATTGCCTCATTTGCGCTTGCCCATGCTGCAGGCGCCGACCGCGCGGCAGCAGCGGCCATTGCCAATGCCGCCGCCGGTGTCGTGGTCGGCAAGCGCGGCACGGCACGCCTGACAGCGGATGAGTTGACCGGCGCATTGTTCCGCTCGCATGGCGTCGTCCACAAGGATGCCGTGCTAGACATGGCCGCCGCACAGCGTCTGGTGGCGACCTGGAAGGAAGAAGGCCTGACGGTCGGTTTCACCAACGGTTGCTTCGACATCCTGCATGCCGGTCATGTCAGTCTGCTCAATGCCGCGCGTGGCCAATGCGACAGGTTGGTCCTTGGGCTGAACAGCGATGCCTCGGTGCGGCGGCTGAAAGGTCCCGATCGACCCGTAAACGACCAGCATGACCGTGCCTGCGTGCTGGCGGCACTGGCGTCCATCGATGCCGTGGTGGTCTTCGAAGACGACACGCCGCTGAAGCTGATCGAGGCTCTGCAACCCGATATTCTGGTCAAGGGTGCGGACTATACCGTCGATCAGGTTGTGGGTGCCGACGTGGTGCAAAAAGCCGGCGGCCGTGTGGTTCTCATCGATCTCGTTGCCGGCAAAAGCACCACCGGCACCATAAGCAAATTGCGCGCCCGTAGCGGAACCTGA